A genomic stretch from Echeneis naucrates chromosome 6, fEcheNa1.1, whole genome shotgun sequence includes:
- the ncoa7a gene encoding nuclear receptor coactivator 7, whose product MGVAYSVGEVDHLYTFFVQWSPDIYTKTDKKHRQPRLLIREKGQNRYVVNDKNKVAVINKLLSNHDSPSAKKWEFGLKRESELEIRMKLLPENIRVLYFATDCVEPYVEIIRVKDSKRRMSLSSSEDSEAEEPEYQEEGEDSLPVLGDHSQLLDDHHLEPLAAHMPPRTQGYPWQLVYSTAIHGSSLKTLYRNMAGLDSPVLLVIKDIHKKVFGAFCSDPFRVSKYCYGTGETFLFSFNPDFQAYRWSGENSYFVSGNLESLQIGGGDGGFALWLDADLYHGASFSCPTFHNAPLSSQEDFIVQDLEVWTVQN is encoded by the exons ATGGGAGTTGCTTACAGCGTTGGAGA GGTTGACCACCTCTACACCTTCTTTGTGCAATGGTCACCAGATATCTACACTAAGACTGATAAGAAGCACCGCCAGCCCCGGCTCCTCATTAGAGAGAAAGGCCAGAACCGCTATGTGGTTAATGATAAGAACAAGGTGGCTGTGATCAACAAGCTCCTCAGCAACCATGACAGCCCCAGTGCTAAAAAATGGGAG TTTGGTCTGAAAAGAGAAAGTGAGTTAGAAATCAGGATGAAGCTGCTGCCAGAAAATATCAGAGTTCTTTATTTTGCCACTGACTGTGTGGAGCCGTATGTGGAG ATTATCAGAGTGAAGGACTCCAAGCGCCGGATGAGTCTGAGCAGCTCAGAGGACTCAGAGGCAGAGGAGCCTGAGTACCAGGAGGAAGGTGAGGATTCTCTCCCTGTGCTGGGTGACCATAGCCAGCTGCTGGATGACCACCACCTGGAGCCA CTTGCTGCTCACATGCCACCAAGGACCCAGGGCTATCCATGGCAGCTGGTCTACAGCACTGCCATCCATGGGAGCAGCCTGAAGACACTATACAGGAATATGGCTGGTTTGGACAGTCCCGTGCTGCTGGTCATCAAAGACATACACAAGAAG GTGTTTGGTGCTTTTTGTTCAGATCCATTCAGAGTCAGTAAATATTGCTATGGGACTGGAGAAACGTTCCTGTTCAGCTTCAATCCTGACTTTCAG GCTTACAGATGGAGCGGGGAGAATTCCTATTTTGTGAGCGGCAACTTGGAATCTCTGCAGATTGGGGGAGGAGA CGGTGGCTTCGCTCTGTGGCTGGATGCTGATTTGTACCATGGTGCAAGTTTCTCCTGCCCGACATTCCACAATGCGCCTCTTTCTTCACAGGAAGATTTTATAGTACAAGACCTTGAGGTCTGGACTGTGCAGAACTGA
- the LOC115045214 gene encoding histidine triad nucleotide-binding protein 3 produces MAAVEAAQPASVGDVSKPTDMPAEDYDKKCIFCKIVNNEMDTELLHRDEEISCFRDIKPGAPHHFLVVPTRHVGNCKSLNKEHVPLVKQMVETGKEILQKNNVTDLSDVRFGFHWPPFCSVTHLHLHVLAPASQMGFMSRLVYRLNSYWFITADQLIELLNSKGEAN; encoded by the exons ATGGCTGCAGTGGAGGCAGCTCAACCTGCATCGGTGGGTGATGTGTCCAAACCTACCGACATGCCAGCTGAAGACTATGACAAGAAATGTATCTTCTGCAAGATTGTGAACAATGAAATGGACACGGAGCTCCTTCACCGT GATGAAgaaatttcatgtttcagagaCATCAAACCTGGAGCGCCCCATCATTTCCTGGTTGTCCCAACCAGACACGTTGGGAACTGTAAATCTCTGAACAAAGAACATGTGCCTTTGG TGAAGCAGATGGTTGAGACAGGGAAGGAAATCCTCCAGAAAAACAACGTAACAGATCTCAGTGATGTCAG GTTTGGTTTCCATTGGCCCCCATTCTGTTCTGTCACACACCTACACCTTCATGTCCTGGCACCTGCCAGTCAAATGGGCTTCATGTCTCGTCTCGTCTACAGGCTCAATTCCTATTGGTTTATTACG GCAGACCAGCTGATCGAGCTCCTCAACTCTAAAGGAGAGGCCAACTGA